From Proteus vulgaris:
CTCCCTCTTTTATTTTGTCTAAATTTGTGGCTTAATGATATAAATTCAATAAGTTAATATTTGAAGAGACATTACTCATGTTAAATATCGCTTTTTTCCGTTTCTTTTTTTACTTTAGCGCCTAAATTAAGGGGCTTTTGCGCGTAAGAAAAGAAACGAAAAGTAGCGCCTGAGCCTCCAATATGGAGGCTTTTTTGTTTTCAGATCCCAATACTGGGTTAGAAACCAAAAAGGGCAATTTTATTCGTCATCATTGATAACAACTAATAGACCTCATCAGGTCAAAGGAAGAGGAAACGATGCCACATCTCGCTGAACTCGTTGCTCAAGCTAAAGCAGCTATCGAAGAGGCACAGGATGTTGCTGCGCTGGATTCGGTTCGTGTTGAATACTTGGGGAAAAAAGGTCATTTAACGCTTCAGATGTCCACGCTGCGCGACTTACCCGCGGAAGATCGTCCAGCTGCAGGGGCTGTCATTAACCAGGCTAAACAAGAAGTTCAGCAAGCGCTGAACTCTCGTAAAGAGATTATGGAATCAGCATTATTAAACGAACGTTTATCTGCTGAGAAAATTGATGTTTCTTTACCTGGTCGCCGTATTGAAAACGGTGGTCTACACCCAGTAACTCGTACAATTGAACGTATTGAAACTTTCTTTGGCGAATTAGGGTTTTCTGTAGAATCAGGCCCTGAAATTGAAGATGATTATCATAATTTTGATGCGTTAAATATTCCTGCACATCATCCAGCAAGGGCTGATCACGATACATTCTGGTTTGATGCGAAACGTTTACTGCGTACGCAGACATCTGGCGTGCAAATTCGTACCATGCAAGATAAACAGCCACCTATCCGCATTATTGCACCAGGTCGTGTATATCGTAATGACTACGATCAGACTCACACACCAATGTTCCACCAAATTGAAGGTTTAATTGTTGATAAAGACATTAGCTTTACCAATTTAAAAGGAACACTGCACGATTTCCTGAAAAACTTTTTTGAAGAAGATATGGAAATTCGTTTCCGTCCTTCCTATTTCCCATTCACAGAGCCTTCTGCTGAAGTCGATGTCATGGGCAAAAATGGTAAATGGTTAGAAGTGTTGGGCTGCGGTATGGTTCACCCAAATGTATTACGTAATGTTGGTATCGATCCTGAAGTTTATTCAGGTTTTGCGTTCGGTATGGGTATGGAACGTCTAACTATGTTGCGTTACGGTGTCACCGACTTACGTTCATTCTTCGAAAACGATCTTCGTTTCCTCAAACAGTTTAAATAAGGTGGGATTATCTCATGAAATTCAGTGAACTTTGGTTACGTGAGTGGGTAAACCCAGCGATTAGTAGCGAAGAACTTTCTGAACAGTTGACAATGGCTGGCCTTGAAGTTGATGGTGTTGAAGCTGTTGCCGGTGATTTTCACGGTGTGTTTGTTGGCGAAGTTGTTGAGTGTGGGCAACATCCAAACGCAGATAAATTACGTGTGACTAA
This genomic window contains:
- the pheS gene encoding phenylalanine--tRNA ligase subunit alpha, which gives rise to MPHLAELVAQAKAAIEEAQDVAALDSVRVEYLGKKGHLTLQMSTLRDLPAEDRPAAGAVINQAKQEVQQALNSRKEIMESALLNERLSAEKIDVSLPGRRIENGGLHPVTRTIERIETFFGELGFSVESGPEIEDDYHNFDALNIPAHHPARADHDTFWFDAKRLLRTQTSGVQIRTMQDKQPPIRIIAPGRVYRNDYDQTHTPMFHQIEGLIVDKDISFTNLKGTLHDFLKNFFEEDMEIRFRPSYFPFTEPSAEVDVMGKNGKWLEVLGCGMVHPNVLRNVGIDPEVYSGFAFGMGMERLTMLRYGVTDLRSFFENDLRFLKQFK